A single window of Martelella sp. NC20 DNA harbors:
- a CDS encoding acyl-CoA dehydrogenase family protein yields the protein MSDQVLEAVEEKSELESLKQEIRSRRQEFETLRHVPGDIVRKLKKIGVYRAFVPKSLGGDELTPAQFLHLIEELSRADASAGWVASFGVSSTYLAALPKDTFEHLYGQNPDLTFAGSIFPPQKAEKTDKGFLVNGRWPYASGCMGADLIGGGIIDDSNDSPLPRMAVMPADSVEIDEVWDTVGLCATGSHDIVAKDVLVSADWTFIRGSKAERSEPIFQYPAMALAAQVLAVVGLGAAREALDFLRESAGRKSITGGPAAGAKPYVQQDLAKAEAALAGARAFFYDVTNKAWEQILVGDPVSPDVHLNLRLASTEAARAGADVSRRAFELGGTPAIIRGHTLNRCMLDAAAVGQHAFMGMGTWTAAGAVMLDQPGLPGYP from the coding sequence ATGAGCGACCAAGTCCTTGAAGCGGTCGAGGAAAAAAGCGAACTGGAAAGCCTCAAGCAGGAGATCCGGTCGCGTCGGCAGGAGTTCGAGACGCTGCGGCATGTTCCCGGCGATATCGTCCGGAAGCTGAAGAAAATCGGCGTTTATCGCGCCTTCGTGCCCAAGTCTCTCGGGGGCGATGAGTTGACGCCCGCCCAGTTCCTGCATCTCATCGAGGAACTGTCGCGCGCCGACGCGTCAGCCGGCTGGGTTGCCAGCTTCGGCGTCAGCTCCACCTATCTTGCCGCGCTCCCCAAGGACACGTTCGAGCACCTCTACGGCCAGAACCCCGACCTGACCTTTGCCGGATCGATCTTTCCTCCGCAAAAGGCCGAGAAGACCGACAAGGGCTTTCTGGTCAACGGCCGGTGGCCGTACGCCTCGGGCTGCATGGGCGCAGATCTGATCGGCGGCGGCATCATCGATGACTCCAACGACAGCCCCTTGCCGCGCATGGCGGTCATGCCGGCCGACAGTGTGGAGATCGATGAGGTCTGGGATACGGTGGGGCTGTGTGCGACCGGTAGCCATGATATCGTCGCGAAAGATGTTCTGGTATCGGCGGACTGGACTTTCATCCGGGGTTCGAAGGCAGAGCGGAGCGAGCCGATCTTCCAATACCCGGCAATGGCGCTTGCGGCCCAGGTTCTTGCGGTCGTCGGGCTTGGCGCGGCGCGCGAGGCTCTCGACTTCCTGCGTGAAAGCGCGGGGCGCAAATCGATCACCGGCGGTCCAGCGGCCGGCGCCAAGCCTTATGTGCAGCAAGATCTCGCCAAGGCGGAAGCCGCGCTCGCCGGTGCGCGTGCGTTCTTTTACGATGTCACCAACAAGGCCTGGGAGCAGATCCTGGTGGGCGACCCGGTTTCGCCCGACGTGCATCTCAATCTTCGCCTCGCCTCCACCGAGGCGGCGCGGGCCGGTGCGGATGTATCGCGGCGCGCCTTCGAGCTCGGGGGCACGCCCGCCATCATTCGCGGGCATACGCTGAACCGGTGCATGCTGGACGCCGCGGCCGTCGGCCAGCATGCCTTCATGGGCATGGGAACCTGGACAGCGGCCGGCGCTGTCATGCTCGATCAGCCGGGCTTGCCCGGCTATCCTTGA
- a CDS encoding flavin reductase, which produces MTVSQDDFRTGMRQLAAAVNVITAGEPGARAGMTATAVMSLTAEPPQLGVAVNRSNASHAAITAGKGFVVNVLRRDQHEIASAFAGGKGVKGEERFAYGNWRTSGRGAPVLSDSAASFECSLAQAIEFSTHTLFVGLVEAVSVMPDEQPLLFMNGTWASLVRAKSEQIAAYEAVVGEVDQALDRTMKASDSPTEQLGDFAQVFIDLNAPRVDLLREFYSHESFAAADELEKVNERKRNVEDKLRKLLKRGKESGEFDVDDPDMAANAIIGMLNSIHRWPRRAHERDAELLSRGILKFVSANREPDSRKPDA; this is translated from the coding sequence ATGACGGTTTCGCAGGACGACTTCCGAACGGGCATGCGGCAATTGGCTGCCGCGGTGAATGTGATCACGGCGGGCGAGCCCGGGGCGCGGGCAGGCATGACAGCGACGGCGGTGATGTCGCTGACCGCGGAGCCGCCGCAACTCGGTGTCGCGGTCAATCGCTCCAACGCCTCCCATGCGGCGATCACCGCCGGCAAGGGCTTCGTGGTCAATGTCCTGCGGCGCGATCAGCATGAGATCGCCAGCGCCTTTGCCGGCGGCAAAGGGGTCAAGGGCGAAGAGCGCTTTGCATATGGCAATTGGCGCACCTCCGGGCGCGGGGCGCCGGTGCTGTCCGACAGCGCCGCAAGCTTCGAATGCAGCCTGGCGCAGGCGATCGAGTTTTCCACGCACACACTATTCGTCGGGCTTGTCGAAGCGGTGTCCGTGATGCCGGACGAGCAGCCGCTGCTGTTCATGAACGGGACCTGGGCGAGCCTCGTGCGCGCCAAAAGCGAGCAGATCGCGGCTTACGAGGCTGTCGTCGGAGAGGTCGATCAGGCGCTTGATAGAACCATGAAGGCATCGGATTCCCCCACCGAGCAGCTCGGGGACTTCGCGCAGGTCTTCATCGATCTCAACGCCCCGAGAGTTGATTTGCTGCGCGAGTTCTATTCGCACGAGAGCTTCGCCGCCGCCGACGAACTTGAAAAGGTCAACGAGCGCAAGCGGAACGTCGAAGACAAGCTTCGCAAACTGCTGAAGCGCGGCAAGGAAAGTGGTGAGTTCGATGTCGACGACCCGGACATGGCCGCCAACGCCATCATCGGCATGCTCAATTCCATCCATCGCTGGCCGCGGCGCGCGCACGAGCGCGATGCCGAACTGCTGAGCCGTGGAATTCTCAAATTCGTAAGCGCGAACCGGGAGCCAGATAGCCGGAAGCCTGACGCCTGA
- a CDS encoding DUF4440 domain-containing protein, producing the protein MTGSEQASFTAMAEKEPDALHRQLQAWFRAEGTEDADTVLQCFEPGYQMVGAAGNVVSIEAMRGGFPKQRGSRPTLVMEISDVEIRHIAGNTALVRYKERQIQDSGTNDRWAAAVLVDRGDGKRPGWLFLQETFCP; encoded by the coding sequence ATGACGGGTTCAGAGCAAGCATCATTCACGGCGATGGCGGAGAAGGAGCCGGACGCGCTGCATCGGCAGTTGCAGGCCTGGTTCAGGGCGGAAGGCACCGAGGATGCCGATACCGTCCTGCAGTGCTTTGAGCCCGGCTACCAGATGGTTGGCGCGGCGGGCAATGTCGTGAGCATCGAGGCGATGCGCGGCGGCTTTCCCAAGCAGCGCGGCAGCCGGCCCACGCTGGTCATGGAGATCAGCGACGTGGAGATCCGTCATATCGCCGGCAATACCGCGCTTGTCCGCTACAAGGAGCGCCAGATTCAGGACTCCGGAACCAATGATCGCTGGGCGGCGGCGGTGCTGGTGGACCGGGGCGACGGTAAGCGGCCGGGCTGGCTGTTTCTGCAGGAAACTTTTTGCCCGTAA
- a CDS encoding MarR family winged helix-turn-helix transcriptional regulator → MSKTTEPKVSLDPTKDDFDYQTSPFYNLARVISLYHQRLDAALKPVGMDVARWRILTILEKHEPATVTRLSTETMIRISTIAKLVQRMTAEGLVDTRPSTEDARSTDVFLTELGREKMEVVFQKARAIAIQACHDIETDDLHAVNVITRKIFSNLNP, encoded by the coding sequence ATGAGCAAGACGACCGAGCCTAAGGTAAGCCTTGACCCGACGAAAGACGATTTCGATTATCAGACGTCGCCCTTTTACAATCTTGCCCGGGTCATCTCCCTTTATCACCAGCGCCTCGATGCAGCCCTCAAGCCGGTGGGCATGGACGTGGCCCGCTGGCGCATCCTGACCATTCTCGAGAAGCATGAACCCGCCACCGTTACCAGGCTGTCGACAGAGACGATGATCCGGATTTCCACCATCGCCAAGCTGGTTCAGCGCATGACGGCGGAGGGGCTTGTGGACACGAGGCCATCGACCGAGGATGCGCGCTCCACGGACGTATTCCTGACCGAGCTTGGCCGGGAGAAGATGGAAGTGGTTTTCCAGAAGGCCCGCGCGATCGCCATTCAGGCCTGCCACGATATCGAGACCGACGACCTGCACGCCGTAAACGTGATCACCCGGAAGATCTTCTCCAACCTCAATCCGTGA
- a CDS encoding TRAP transporter substrate-binding protein produces MKHIGKLAAASALFLMQASNAVWAETTMRFSIWLPPTHPLVADVLVPFAEDIEKVTENRVKVEILPAPLGAPPAHYDLVKNGVVDLAQGNQAYTPGRFKTMVVGELPFLGDTAEATSVAYWRTWDAMLKDAGEYDDVHVLSVFTHGPGGAFFKNPDIDSVDQINGLKMRVGGGVAHEVATTLGAAPVEGPSSKAYELLSQGVADGIFFPLESVKYFNLDSLLSKGLMVPGGLYNTSFFMIMGKNTWESLSEEDKAAIDKISGEALARKAGQMWDRIDGEAREAMAGTVAIQQISDADMAALKEKLQPVIEKGIEEVSSTGIDGQAAYEMMKAEVAKVSAE; encoded by the coding sequence ATGAAGCATATCGGAAAGCTTGCGGCCGCATCCGCCTTGTTCTTGATGCAGGCATCCAACGCGGTCTGGGCCGAGACCACGATGCGGTTCTCGATCTGGCTGCCGCCCACCCACCCGCTGGTGGCGGATGTTCTGGTTCCCTTCGCCGAGGATATCGAGAAGGTCACCGAGAACCGGGTGAAAGTCGAAATACTTCCCGCTCCGCTGGGCGCTCCTCCCGCGCATTACGATCTCGTGAAAAACGGCGTCGTCGATCTGGCGCAGGGCAACCAAGCCTATACGCCGGGCCGGTTCAAGACGATGGTCGTCGGCGAACTGCCATTCCTCGGCGATACCGCCGAAGCAACCTCGGTCGCCTACTGGCGCACCTGGGACGCCATGCTGAAAGATGCCGGCGAATATGACGACGTACACGTGCTGAGCGTCTTCACCCACGGCCCGGGCGGGGCCTTCTTCAAGAATCCGGACATCGACAGCGTCGACCAGATCAACGGCCTGAAGATGCGCGTCGGCGGCGGCGTTGCGCATGAGGTCGCCACCACGCTCGGCGCCGCGCCGGTCGAGGGACCGTCGTCCAAGGCATACGAGCTTCTGTCCCAGGGCGTGGCGGACGGCATCTTCTTCCCGCTGGAATCGGTGAAGTATTTCAATCTCGACAGCCTGCTGTCGAAGGGCCTTATGGTCCCCGGCGGTCTCTATAACACCTCCTTCTTCATGATCATGGGCAAGAACACCTGGGAAAGCCTCTCTGAAGAAGACAAGGCTGCCATCGACAAGATCAGCGGCGAAGCGCTGGCGCGCAAGGCGGGCCAGATGTGGGACCGGATCGATGGCGAAGCCCGAGAGGCAATGGCCGGCACCGTTGCAATCCAGCAGATCTCCGACGCGGATATGGCAGCGCTCAAGGAGAAACTCCAGCCGGTCATCGAAAAGGGCATCGAAGAAGTCTCCTCCACGGGGATCGACGGCCAAGCCGCTTATGAGATGATGAAGGCCGAAGTGGCCAAGGTATCGGCTGAATAG
- a CDS encoding TRAP transporter small permease: protein MRSKPLKIAVLGLRIFCGVMLVSMMMLTIVDVVGRYLMNRPLIGATEMTELLLAAIIFVGLPAASLDDEHITVDFISARTPLSVEPFRRALIAVVSAVVLGVVCWRLWIVGDNLSSYGAVTDSLDIPVAPVAYLTSVLTGIAMLITLLVGFAPPRRSKHVLDQDKTL from the coding sequence ATGCGTTCCAAGCCACTGAAAATCGCCGTTCTGGGTCTCAGGATCTTTTGCGGCGTGATGCTGGTCTCCATGATGATGCTCACCATCGTGGATGTCGTGGGACGATACCTGATGAACCGCCCTCTGATCGGCGCAACCGAAATGACCGAACTGCTGCTGGCGGCCATCATCTTCGTGGGGCTGCCGGCAGCGAGCCTTGATGACGAGCACATCACCGTGGACTTCATCTCGGCCAGAACGCCGCTGTCCGTCGAACCGTTTCGACGGGCGCTGATCGCCGTCGTGTCGGCGGTGGTTCTGGGCGTGGTGTGCTGGCGGCTGTGGATCGTGGGCGACAATCTGTCCAGCTACGGCGCGGTGACCGACAGTCTGGATATCCCCGTCGCCCCGGTCGCCTACCTCACCTCGGTGCTGACCGGGATCGCCATGCTTATCACCTTGCTGGTCGGCTTTGCCCCGCCCCGGCGTTCAAAACACGTTCTAGACCAGGATAAGACCTTATGA
- a CDS encoding TRAP transporter large permease — protein sequence MSSWEVGIALLFIMLGAGVPISFALTLVGTIGTASIIGWQASFSLLGQTFFDNSHAYSLSILPLFLMMGNFVVQSGVAKEMYEAAYAWLRHRRGGLALATIVACGGFSSVCGSSLATAATMSKIAMPSMRRFGYPDTLSTASIAAGGTLGILIPPSVILVIYGIMTQQDIGKLFIAGIIPGIVGILGYAIAVIYSVRRRGVNLPEEPKLPLMRRIYALRGVSGALLIFTFIMGGIYFGVFTPTESAGMGAGGALLLLIAKRRFKWRETLDTLFDTAKTTAMMFFILFGALTFANYVNLSGMTSDMQTLLGAFGDNPYVTMILIVIIYIVLGCMLEALSVITLTIPIFVPIVAAQGFDLIWFGIFVVVVSEISYITPPVGLNAFVLRSVVRDVSLGTIFKGLVPFLVIDILRVALLLIFPALVLFLPSHM from the coding sequence ATGAGTAGCTGGGAAGTCGGCATCGCCCTGCTCTTTATCATGCTCGGGGCAGGCGTCCCGATCTCGTTCGCCCTCACGCTTGTCGGCACCATCGGCACAGCTTCGATCATTGGCTGGCAGGCCTCTTTTTCCCTTCTCGGGCAGACATTCTTCGACAACAGCCACGCCTACTCGCTGTCCATCCTTCCCCTCTTTCTGATGATGGGCAATTTCGTCGTGCAGTCCGGCGTCGCGAAGGAAATGTACGAGGCCGCCTATGCGTGGCTGCGTCATCGCCGCGGCGGACTGGCGCTTGCGACGATCGTGGCCTGCGGCGGCTTCTCCTCGGTCTGCGGATCGTCGCTTGCGACCGCGGCGACCATGTCCAAGATCGCCATGCCCTCGATGCGCCGGTTCGGCTATCCCGACACCCTCTCCACCGCCTCGATCGCGGCAGGCGGGACTCTGGGCATTCTGATTCCGCCCTCGGTCATCCTGGTCATCTACGGCATCATGACGCAGCAGGATATCGGCAAGCTGTTCATCGCGGGCATCATACCCGGCATCGTCGGCATCCTGGGATACGCGATCGCGGTAATCTATTCGGTGCGCCGGCGCGGCGTAAACCTGCCCGAGGAACCCAAGCTGCCACTGATGCGGCGTATCTATGCCTTGCGCGGCGTTTCCGGCGCGCTGCTGATCTTCACCTTCATCATGGGCGGCATCTATTTCGGCGTCTTCACCCCGACCGAAAGCGCCGGCATGGGCGCGGGAGGCGCGCTGCTGCTGCTGATCGCCAAGCGCCGGTTCAAGTGGCGGGAAACCCTCGACACGCTGTTCGACACCGCCAAGACCACGGCGATGATGTTCTTCATCCTGTTCGGCGCGCTGACCTTCGCCAATTACGTCAACCTGTCCGGCATGACGTCGGATATGCAGACACTGCTCGGCGCTTTCGGCGACAATCCCTACGTGACCATGATCCTGATCGTGATCATCTACATCGTGCTCGGGTGCATGCTCGAGGCGCTTTCGGTGATCACCCTCACGATTCCGATCTTCGTACCGATCGTCGCGGCCCAGGGCTTCGACCTGATCTGGTTCGGGATCTTCGTCGTGGTCGTTTCGGAAATCAGCTACATCACGCCGCCGGTCGGATTGAATGCCTTCGTGCTGCGCTCCGTCGTCCGCGACGTGTCGCTCGGCACGATCTTCAAGGGACTGGTGCCGTTTCTGGTTATCGACATCCTGCGGGTCGCCCTGTTGCTGATCTTCCCGGCGCTGGTGCTGTTCCTGCCGTCCCACATGTAG
- a CDS encoding NAD/NADP-dependent octopine/nopaline dehydrogenase family protein has product MIITVLGGGNGSFAAAADLTLAGHEVRLWRRDEEQVSAHRAAGGTIKLIEGRKEAVATLHTITSSIAEALAGAELVLCPLPAFAQDSIAQLAAPHLEDGQVVFLPPGTFGSYVFAKAVKDAGGSTDVAFAETGTLPWLARKKSAYEVRLSGRGVRLPTGVFPQSKSAHALEVIGRAFPGAIEDCGDALSAALMNAGPIIHPPLIVMNAAAIEHFDTWDIHTEGTQPAVRRVTDALDRERIVVREAFGYGAPHFPLANHYNKTGEMWMYGREDHDTISETRDWNESLDLATHRYMLEDTRMGLSLLSSFGALAEVATPLVNGFMAIGGAIVGEDFMKTGRSRSALGLDHLDRDQLRNLLVEGFK; this is encoded by the coding sequence ATGATTATTACGGTTCTGGGTGGAGGAAACGGCTCTTTTGCCGCCGCGGCAGACCTCACGCTCGCCGGTCACGAGGTCCGCTTGTGGCGACGCGATGAGGAGCAGGTGTCCGCTCACCGCGCGGCGGGCGGCACGATCAAGCTCATCGAGGGCCGCAAAGAGGCCGTCGCGACGCTGCACACCATAACAAGCTCCATCGCCGAGGCGCTGGCCGGCGCCGAGCTTGTCCTCTGCCCCTTGCCGGCATTTGCGCAAGACTCGATCGCGCAACTGGCCGCGCCGCATCTGGAAGACGGTCAGGTGGTTTTTCTGCCGCCGGGCACTTTCGGCAGCTACGTTTTCGCCAAGGCGGTCAAGGACGCCGGCGGATCGACGGACGTCGCCTTTGCCGAGACCGGCACGCTGCCCTGGCTTGCGCGCAAGAAAAGCGCCTATGAGGTTCGTCTGTCGGGTCGCGGCGTGCGGCTGCCGACGGGCGTGTTCCCGCAATCCAAATCGGCCCATGCGCTGGAGGTGATCGGGCGCGCGTTTCCGGGCGCAATCGAGGATTGCGGCGATGCGCTTTCGGCAGCGCTGATGAATGCGGGACCGATCATCCACCCGCCTCTGATCGTGATGAACGCGGCGGCGATCGAGCATTTCGATACCTGGGACATCCATACCGAGGGCACCCAGCCGGCTGTGCGCCGGGTCACGGACGCGCTGGACCGGGAGCGCATCGTGGTGCGGGAAGCGTTCGGCTATGGCGCGCCACACTTCCCCCTCGCCAACCACTACAACAAGACCGGCGAGATGTGGATGTACGGCCGCGAAGATCATGACACCATCAGCGAAACCCGGGACTGGAACGAGAGCCTGGATCTGGCCACGCATCGCTACATGCTCGAGGATACGCGCATGGGCTTGTCGCTGCTGTCTTCGTTCGGCGCGCTGGCCGAGGTGGCGACGCCGCTCGTCAATGGCTTCATGGCCATCGGGGGCGCGATCGTCGGCGAGGATTTCATGAAGACCGGACGCAGCCGTTCGGCGCTGGGCCTCGATCATCTGGATCGTGACCAGCTCCGGAACCTGCTGGTCGAGGGCTTCAAATGA
- a CDS encoding 3-hydroxybutyryl-CoA dehydrogenase, whose product MSEKIACLGAGRMGRGIAVVFAYAGHRVDIIDFKDRDADGFDRLVAEVRDEIASTLAMLARIGLMQDQHIDMIANRVRVVAKGDAQIALDDSSVVFEGLPEILDLKREAFAQISGMAGPETIIASTTSTILVDDLSGSVVHPERFLNAHWLNPAFLVPLVEVSPGANTDDATTKRLIALLESVGKVPVVCAARPGYIVPRIQTLAMNEAARMVGEGVASAEDIDKAIIHGFGFRFAILGLLEFIDWGGGDILHYASRYLVGALGDERYAAPPIIAENMEAGRIGLKSGEGFYNFKDIDPEAYREKRLGDFAAALRNMGLARSPVLDG is encoded by the coding sequence ATGAGCGAGAAGATCGCCTGCCTCGGCGCGGGCCGCATGGGGCGCGGCATCGCCGTCGTGTTCGCCTATGCCGGCCATCGCGTCGACATCATCGACTTCAAGGACCGCGACGCGGACGGCTTCGACCGTCTCGTCGCGGAAGTTCGCGACGAGATTGCCTCGACGCTGGCGATGCTGGCCCGGATCGGCCTGATGCAGGACCAGCATATCGACATGATCGCCAATCGCGTGCGGGTGGTGGCAAAGGGCGATGCCCAAATCGCCCTTGACGATTCCAGCGTCGTATTCGAGGGGCTTCCGGAGATACTCGACCTCAAGCGCGAGGCGTTCGCGCAGATCTCTGGCATGGCCGGGCCGGAAACCATTATCGCATCCACCACGTCGACCATTCTGGTCGACGACCTGTCGGGATCGGTGGTCCATCCGGAGCGTTTCTTGAACGCGCACTGGCTCAACCCTGCCTTCCTTGTGCCCTTGGTGGAAGTCTCGCCGGGCGCCAATACCGATGACGCGACCACCAAAAGGCTGATCGCGCTGCTCGAAAGCGTGGGCAAGGTGCCGGTGGTCTGCGCCGCGCGTCCCGGCTACATCGTGCCGCGAATCCAGACACTGGCGATGAACGAGGCCGCGCGCATGGTCGGCGAGGGTGTGGCCAGCGCCGAGGATATCGACAAGGCAATCATCCACGGTTTCGGCTTTCGCTTCGCGATCCTTGGCCTGCTGGAATTCATCGACTGGGGCGGCGGCGATATCCTGCACTATGCATCGCGCTATCTCGTCGGCGCGCTCGGTGACGAACGCTATGCCGCGCCTCCTATCATCGCCGAGAATATGGAAGCCGGCCGCATCGGCCTCAAATCCGGCGAGGGATTCTACAATTTCAAGGACATCGATCCCGAGGCTTACAGGGAAAAGCGCCTAGGGGATTTTGCCGCCGCACTCAGGAATATGGGACTGGCCCGCTCACCCGTACTCGACGGCTGA
- a CDS encoding multidrug effflux MFS transporter, whose protein sequence is MAQTNNPNPLVIVATLGLSAGLGPASMTLVTPSLPAIETALGVSSFMIALAQSVFLFGLAVPQLVFGAFSDRFGHRPPLIVGMVLFVLGSLICMVTPNFAWLVVGRILQAIGASSGMVTSRALVRELYPTERAAAMLGYMTVGIMVIPMLAPVAGGYIQSSIGWRGNFALLTAISLLLVVTVTSMVPNVVSRRPPRPRSTVEIYGRLLQSKAFRYFTWQVILPSFLAQTFFASAPFVLEQHYRLSPNSYGALFAIPAIGFMMGNLTSGRLAERLGVNRMMGLGTAFTFILSVPLAAIYLSGSLSVFWLFLLIGTLTFGHGLVVPSATASATSALDTSFGSAAGMLGFLQFVLSGLGVLVLVPAASFGPASIVGSYVLVSVATFGMYLIRAVTRDT, encoded by the coding sequence TTGGCACAGACAAATAATCCAAATCCGCTGGTCATCGTCGCCACGCTCGGGCTCTCGGCAGGGCTCGGCCCCGCCAGCATGACGCTCGTCACGCCCTCGCTGCCGGCCATTGAGACGGCGCTCGGGGTGTCTTCGTTTATGATCGCGCTCGCCCAGTCGGTGTTTCTGTTCGGCCTTGCGGTGCCGCAACTGGTGTTCGGCGCCTTTTCCGACCGTTTCGGCCATCGGCCTCCCCTGATCGTGGGCATGGTCCTGTTCGTGCTGGGAAGCCTGATCTGCATGGTGACGCCGAATTTCGCATGGCTGGTCGTGGGACGGATACTTCAGGCGATCGGAGCGTCGTCGGGCATGGTGACCTCGCGGGCGCTTGTGCGCGAACTCTACCCGACGGAGCGCGCCGCCGCCATGCTCGGTTACATGACGGTCGGCATCATGGTGATCCCGATGCTCGCGCCGGTGGCGGGAGGTTACATCCAGTCGAGCATCGGCTGGCGCGGCAACTTCGCGCTGCTGACTGCCATATCGTTACTGCTTGTGGTGACGGTGACCTCCATGGTGCCAAATGTCGTCTCCCGACGGCCGCCGCGGCCCCGTTCGACGGTCGAGATCTATGGCCGCCTGCTGCAGTCGAAAGCATTCCGCTATTTCACCTGGCAGGTCATCCTGCCGAGCTTTCTGGCGCAGACCTTCTTCGCAAGCGCGCCGTTCGTGCTCGAACAGCATTACCGCCTGAGCCCCAACTCCTACGGCGCGCTGTTCGCCATCCCGGCGATCGGGTTCATGATGGGAAATCTTACGTCCGGCCGGCTTGCCGAGCGGTTGGGCGTCAACAGGATGATGGGGCTTGGCACCGCCTTCACCTTCATTCTGTCGGTGCCGCTTGCCGCGATCTATCTGTCGGGATCGCTCTCGGTGTTCTGGTTGTTCCTTCTCATCGGCACACTGACCTTCGGGCACGGACTGGTGGTGCCAAGCGCGACCGCCAGCGCCACCAGCGCGCTTGACACCTCGTTCGGCAGCGCCGCCGGCATGCTGGGCTTCCTGCAGTTCGTCCTGTCGGGTCTTGGCGTGCTCGTGCTCGTGCCGGCCGCAAGTTTCGGACCGGCCTCGATCGTCGGGTCCTACGTGCTGGTGAGCGTAGCGACCTTCGGCATGTATCTGATACGTGCCGTCACGCGCGACACTTGA